A genomic window from Abyssisolibacter fermentans includes:
- the guaA gene encoding glutamine-hydrolyzing GMP synthase — protein MQNSVVLILDFGGQYSQLIARRVREANVYCEILPYNYSLDKIKAKNPKGIILSGGPSSVFEENAPKCNDELFKMGIPVLGICYGGQLMAQVFGGTVSRADTREYGRTELNILHNDGIFKSIDDDIKCLMSHTNFIGEAPENFVVTAKTSSCPVAAMKSIDGKLVAVQFHPEVEHTERGRDILANFLYNVCEITPDWDMGDFAKETIANIKEEIGDKRAICALSGGVDSAVAAVMVHKAIGSNLICIFVDHGLLRKNEGDQVEEVFRDKFNLNLIRVNAQERFLTKLKGVVDPEKKRKIIGEEFIRVFEEEKAKLKSQYDNIDFLVQGTIYPDVIESGTDKADVIKSHHNVGGLPEDVDFKLVEPLRSLFKDEVRSVGNKLNIPDEIVQRQPFPGPGLAIRVLGEITPEKLKIVREADWIFREEIRKAGLNRSIWQYFAALPNIKTVGVMGDERTHTHTIALRAVTSSDGMTSEWARIPFEVLDKISREIVNNVENVNRVVYDITSKPPATIEWE, from the coding sequence ATGCAAAATAGCGTGGTTTTGATATTAGATTTTGGTGGACAATACAGTCAGCTGATTGCAAGAAGAGTAAGAGAAGCAAATGTGTATTGTGAGATACTTCCTTATAACTATTCTCTAGATAAAATAAAAGCTAAGAATCCAAAGGGAATAATTTTATCCGGAGGACCATCAAGTGTTTTTGAAGAAAATGCACCAAAATGTAACGATGAGTTGTTTAAAATGGGCATACCTGTATTAGGTATATGCTATGGTGGACAACTAATGGCACAAGTATTTGGTGGAACAGTAAGTAGAGCGGATACTAGAGAGTATGGTAGAACAGAGCTTAATATACTTCATAATGATGGTATATTTAAATCTATAGATGATGATATAAAATGTTTGATGAGTCATACTAATTTTATAGGAGAGGCTCCTGAAAATTTTGTGGTTACTGCTAAAACATCTTCATGTCCAGTAGCAGCAATGAAGAGCATAGATGGAAAGCTTGTAGCAGTTCAATTCCATCCAGAAGTAGAGCATACTGAAAGAGGAAGAGACATATTAGCAAACTTTTTATACAACGTATGTGAAATAACACCAGATTGGGATATGGGTGATTTTGCAAAAGAAACGATAGCAAATATAAAAGAAGAGATAGGAGATAAGAGAGCTATATGTGCACTTTCAGGTGGAGTAGATTCAGCTGTAGCAGCAGTAATGGTACACAAAGCAATTGGTTCTAACTTAATTTGTATATTTGTTGATCATGGTCTACTTAGAAAAAATGAGGGTGACCAAGTAGAAGAAGTTTTCAGAGATAAATTTAATCTAAACCTTATAAGAGTAAATGCTCAAGAAAGGTTTTTAACAAAACTTAAAGGAGTAGTTGATCCTGAAAAGAAAAGAAAAATTATTGGTGAAGAATTTATAAGAGTTTTTGAAGAAGAAAAAGCTAAACTAAAAAGCCAATATGATAACATTGATTTTCTAGTACAAGGAACAATTTATCCAGACGTAATAGAGAGCGGAACAGACAAAGCAGATGTTATAAAAAGCCATCATAATGTAGGTGGACTTCCAGAGGATGTTGATTTTAAACTTGTTGAACCTCTAAGATCGCTATTTAAGGATGAGGTTAGAAGTGTAGGTAATAAACTAAACATACCAGATGAAATAGTTCAGAGACAACCATTCCCAGGTCCAGGTTTAGCTATAAGAGTATTGGGAGAAATAACACCTGAAAAACTTAAAATAGTTAGAGAAGCTGATTGGATATTTAGAGAGGAAATAAGAAAAGCTGGCTTAAACAGAAGCATATGGCAGTACTTTGCAGCACTTCCTAATATCAAAACAGTTGGTGTTATGGGAGATGAAAGAACACATACTCATACAATTGCACTTAGAGCAGTAACATCATCTGATGGAATGACAAGTGAGTGGGCAAGAATACCTTTTGAAGTTCTTGATAAAATATCACGAGAAATTGTCAATAATGTAGAAAATGTAAACAGAGTTGTTTATGATATAACAAGTAAACCACCAGCGACTATTGAGTGGGAATAA
- the guaB gene encoding IMP dehydrogenase encodes MEKFLSEGLTFDDVLLVPAKSEILPKDVKLSTKLTKNIRLNVPMMSASMDTVTEAKMAIAMAREGGVGIIHKNMPIEQQALEVDKVKRSEHGVIVDPFYLHPENSIADALELMERYHISGVPITDNSKKLVGIITNRDLRFETDMSKKISDAMTSENLVTAKQNISMEKAQDILRRHKIEKLPLVDDKGYLVGLITIKDIEKSIKYPHAAKDKGGRLLAGAAVGVTNDVMDRLDALVKANVDVVVIDTAHGHSMGVIKVIKQIRARYPELELIAGNVATAEATEELINAGVSAVKVGIGPGSICTTRVVAGVGVPQLTAVYNCYQVAKKYDIPVIADGGIKYSGDIVKAIAAGANVVMLGSLLAGTEESPGETELYQGRRFKVYRGMGSMAAMDKGSKDRYFQQDSKKLVPEGVEGRVSYKGPLSDTIFQLVGGLRAGMGYCGAATIKDLIKKGQFIKITGAGLIESHPHDISITKEAPNYSIK; translated from the coding sequence GTGGAGAAATTTTTAAGTGAGGGTTTAACATTTGATGATGTTTTATTAGTACCTGCCAAGTCTGAAATACTTCCAAAAGATGTAAAATTATCAACTAAATTAACAAAGAATATTAGATTAAATGTACCAATGATGAGTGCAAGTATGGATACAGTTACCGAGGCAAAGATGGCTATAGCAATGGCTAGAGAAGGTGGAGTAGGTATAATACACAAAAACATGCCTATAGAACAACAAGCACTAGAAGTAGATAAAGTAAAAAGATCAGAACATGGGGTTATAGTAGATCCATTTTATTTACATCCTGAAAATTCTATAGCGGATGCATTAGAATTAATGGAAAGATATCATATCTCAGGAGTTCCTATCACAGATAATTCAAAAAAATTAGTAGGTATCATAACAAATCGTGATTTAAGATTTGAAACTGATATGTCAAAAAAAATATCAGATGCTATGACAAGTGAAAATCTTGTAACTGCCAAGCAAAACATTTCTATGGAAAAAGCTCAAGATATACTTAGAAGACATAAAATCGAAAAACTTCCTTTAGTTGATGATAAGGGATATTTGGTTGGTTTAATAACTATAAAAGATATTGAAAAATCAATAAAATATCCTCATGCTGCAAAGGATAAAGGAGGAAGACTATTAGCTGGTGCAGCTGTTGGTGTAACAAATGACGTAATGGATAGATTAGATGCATTAGTAAAGGCTAATGTAGATGTAGTAGTTATAGATACAGCACATGGACATTCAATGGGTGTTATAAAGGTAATAAAACAAATAAGAGCAAGATATCCAGAGCTTGAGTTAATAGCAGGTAATGTTGCTACTGCAGAAGCTACTGAGGAGTTAATAAATGCAGGTGTAAGTGCTGTAAAAGTTGGAATCGGACCAGGATCTATTTGTACAACAAGAGTTGTTGCAGGAGTAGGTGTACCACAATTAACAGCAGTTTATAATTGTTATCAGGTTGCAAAAAAATATGATATACCAGTAATTGCTGATGGTGGTATTAAATACTCAGGAGATATAGTTAAAGCTATTGCGGCTGGAGCTAATGTAGTTATGTTAGGTTCACTTCTTGCTGGTACAGAAGAAAGTCCTGGAGAAACAGAATTATATCAAGGAAGAAGATTTAAGGTTTATAGAGGTATGGGCTCTATGGCAGCTATGGATAAAGGAAGTAAGGATAGATATTTCCAACAAGATAGCAAAAAACTTGTACCAGAAGGAGTAGAAGGTAGAGTATCATATAAAGGACCTCTAAGTGATACTATATTCCAACTTGTTGGTGGATTAAGAGCAGGTATGGGATATTGTGGAGCAGCAACAATAAAAGATCTAATAAAGAAAGGACAATTTATTAAGATAACTGGTGCTGGATTAATAGAGAGTCATCCACATGATATTAGTATTACTAAGGAAGCACCAAATTACAGTATTAAATAA
- the larB gene encoding nickel pincer cofactor biosynthesis protein LarB, producing the protein MNEDSIRQLLKHVKEGNVNVDEALNVLKDLPFEDIGYAKIDHHRQIRNGYPEVIYCEGKTPEQVRGIVERMLKKDTCILATRADKDKYDAIKDLCENIKYYNEARIIVVNQKDIKKSEHKILVVTGGTSDIPVAEEAAITAETFGNTVERLYDVGVAGIHRLLSNVEKLHEARVIIAVAGMEGALASVVGGLVDKPVIAVPTSIGYGASLNGIAALLAMLNSCASGIGVVNIDNGFGAGYLASTINRL; encoded by the coding sequence ATGAATGAAGATAGTATCAGGCAGCTATTAAAACATGTTAAAGAAGGAAATGTCAATGTTGATGAAGCACTAAATGTTTTAAAGGATTTACCATTTGAAGATATTGGGTATGCAAAGATAGATCATCACAGACAGATAAGAAATGGTTATCCTGAAGTAATTTATTGTGAAGGTAAAACGCCAGAGCAAGTAAGAGGAATCGTAGAAAGAATGTTAAAAAAAGATACTTGTATATTGGCAACAAGAGCTGATAAAGATAAATATGATGCTATAAAAGATTTATGTGAAAATATTAAATATTACAATGAGGCTAGAATAATAGTAGTTAATCAGAAAGATATTAAAAAATCAGAACATAAGATATTGGTTGTAACAGGTGGAACATCTGACATACCTGTTGCAGAAGAAGCCGCAATAACTGCTGAAACTTTTGGTAATACAGTAGAACGGTTATATGATGTTGGGGTTGCTGGTATACACAGACTATTATCCAATGTAGAAAAATTGCATGAAGCAAGAGTTATTATAGCAGTGGCTGGTATGGAGGGTGCTTTAGCAAGTGTTGTTGGTGGATTAGTTGACAAACCTGTAATAGCAGTGCCTACTAGTATAGGATATGGAGCAAGCTTAAATGGAATAGCTGCATTACTTGCAATGTTGAATAGCTGTGCTAGTGGTATAGGTGTTGTAAATATTGATAATGGATTTGGAGCAGGCTATTTAGCCAGTACAATAAATAGATTATAA
- the larE gene encoding ATP-dependent sacrificial sulfur transferase LarE: MDAKQKLINLKQCLRQLKSVAIAFSGGVDSTFLAKVCKDVLNENAICITINTAFQPKSEIDEARKLAKNIGTKHIIIDLSINDLKSVKANPIDRCYKCKKIIFSKIKEEALKHGISTIVDGSNMDDTKDYRPGMKALKELNVISPLLEAGLTKQDIRVLSKQLGLETWKKSSMSCLAARVPYNEEITEKKLSMIEEAEEYLKYLGFNQFRVRHHNTIARIEVLPEDMNRLLDKELKNKISVALKDIGFKYICLDLEGYKTGSLNREIGN; this comes from the coding sequence TTGGATGCAAAACAAAAACTAATAAATCTAAAACAGTGTTTAAGACAACTTAAAAGTGTTGCTATTGCATTTTCGGGAGGAGTAGATAGTACGTTTTTGGCTAAAGTATGTAAAGATGTATTAAATGAAAATGCTATATGTATTACTATAAATACTGCGTTTCAACCCAAAAGTGAGATTGATGAGGCAAGAAAGCTAGCAAAAAATATAGGTACTAAGCACATTATTATTGATTTGAGTATAAATGACTTAAAAAGTGTAAAGGCTAATCCGATTGATAGATGTTATAAATGTAAAAAAATAATTTTTTCTAAAATAAAAGAAGAAGCTTTAAAACACGGTATTTCTACAATAGTTGATGGTTCGAATATGGATGATACAAAAGATTACCGACCGGGAATGAAAGCATTAAAGGAACTAAACGTGATAAGTCCATTATTAGAAGCAGGACTAACTAAACAAGATATCAGAGTATTATCAAAACAACTAGGGCTAGAAACGTGGAAGAAATCTTCAATGTCATGTTTAGCTGCTAGGGTACCTTATAACGAAGAAATAACTGAAAAGAAGCTAAGTATGATTGAAGAAGCTGAAGAATATTTAAAATATTTAGGGTTTAATCAATTTAGAGTAAGACATCATAATACTATAGCACGAATAGAGGTTTTACCTGAAGATATGAATAGGCTATTAGACAAAGAATTGAAAAATAAGATTTCAGTTGCTCTTAAAGATATAGGTTTTAAATATATATGTTTAGATTTAGAGGGCTATAAAACTGGTAGTTTGAATAGGGAAATAGGTAATTGA
- the groL gene encoding chaperonin GroEL (60 kDa chaperone family; promotes refolding of misfolded polypeptides especially under stressful conditions; forms two stacked rings of heptamers to form a barrel-shaped 14mer; ends can be capped by GroES; misfolded proteins enter the barrel where they are refolded when GroES binds), whose protein sequence is MAKQIKFGEEARRAMEQGVNKLANTVKVTLGPKGRNVVLDKKFGSPLITNDGVTIAREIEFKDAYENMGAQLVKEVATKTNDVAGDGTTTATLLAQAIIREGLKNVAAGANPMIIRKGIHKAVETAVKEIKSYSKEISSKEAIAQVASISASDEEIGNLIAEAMEKVGNEGVITVEESKTMGTTLNVVEGMQFDRGYLSPYMVTDAEKMEAVLQNPYILITDKKIANIQEILPILEQIVQQGKALLLIAEDVEGEALATLVVNKLRGTFNCVAVKAPGFGDRRKEMLRDIAILTGGQVISEELGYDIKEISLDMLGTANTVKIDKENTVIVDGNGEQEAINDRVKQIKAQIEESTSEFDTEKLQERLAKLAGGVAVIEVGAATETEMKERKLRIEDALAATRAAVEEGIVAGGGTALVNAIPAIEELLNTEEGDAKTGVSIIARALEEPVRQIAENAGLEGSVIVEKVRTQEVGVGFDALNEKYVNMIETGIVDPTKVTRSALQNAASVAAMILTTESVVADEEEENAGGMPGGMPGGMPGGMPMM, encoded by the coding sequence ATGGCTAAGCAAATAAAATTTGGTGAAGAAGCACGTCGTGCAATGGAGCAAGGTGTAAACAAACTTGCAAATACAGTTAAAGTTACATTAGGACCTAAAGGAAGAAATGTTGTTTTAGATAAAAAATTTGGTTCACCACTAATTACAAATGATGGTGTTACTATTGCAAGAGAAATAGAATTTAAAGATGCATACGAAAACATGGGAGCTCAATTAGTTAAAGAAGTTGCTACTAAAACTAATGATGTAGCAGGAGACGGAACTACTACAGCTACTCTTTTAGCTCAAGCTATTATCAGAGAAGGATTAAAAAACGTTGCTGCAGGTGCAAATCCTATGATTATCAGAAAAGGTATACATAAAGCTGTTGAAACTGCAGTTAAAGAAATAAAATCATATTCAAAAGAAATCTCTAGTAAAGAAGCTATTGCACAAGTTGCTTCTATATCAGCTAGTGACGAAGAAATAGGTAATTTAATAGCAGAAGCTATGGAGAAAGTAGGTAACGAGGGAGTTATCACTGTAGAAGAATCAAAAACAATGGGAACTACATTAAATGTAGTTGAAGGTATGCAATTTGATAGAGGATATTTATCACCATATATGGTAACTGATGCTGAGAAAATGGAAGCAGTATTACAGAATCCTTATATCTTAATTACTGATAAGAAAATAGCAAACATTCAAGAAATATTACCAATATTAGAGCAAATTGTTCAACAAGGTAAAGCTTTATTATTAATAGCTGAAGATGTTGAAGGAGAAGCTTTAGCTACATTAGTAGTTAATAAATTAAGAGGAACATTTAATTGTGTTGCTGTAAAAGCTCCTGGATTTGGTGATAGAAGAAAAGAAATGTTAAGAGATATAGCTATACTAACAGGTGGTCAAGTAATATCTGAAGAATTAGGTTATGACATAAAAGAAATATCACTAGATATGCTAGGTACTGCAAATACAGTAAAAATTGACAAAGAAAATACAGTAATAGTTGATGGTAATGGAGAGCAAGAAGCTATCAACGATAGAGTTAAACAAATAAAAGCTCAAATAGAAGAAAGTACTTCTGAATTTGACACAGAAAAATTACAAGAAAGACTTGCTAAATTAGCTGGTGGAGTTGCTGTTATTGAAGTTGGAGCAGCTACTGAAACTGAAATGAAAGAAAGAAAGTTAAGAATAGAAGATGCATTAGCAGCTACTAGAGCAGCTGTAGAAGAAGGTATCGTAGCAGGTGGTGGTACAGCATTAGTTAATGCAATACCAGCAATTGAAGAGTTATTAAACACAGAAGAGGGAGATGCTAAAACTGGTGTTAGCATTATAGCTAGAGCATTAGAAGAACCAGTAAGACAAATCGCTGAAAATGCAGGATTAGAAGGTTCAGTTATAGTAGAAAAAGTTAGAACTCAAGAAGTAGGCGTTGGATTTGATGCATTGAATGAAAAATATGTTAACATGATAGAAACAGGTATTGTTGATCCTACAAAAGTTACAAGATCTGCATTACAAAATGCAGCTTCTGTAGCAGCTATGATATTAACAACAGAAAGCGTTGTTGCAGATGAAGAAGAAGAAAATGCAGGAGGTATGCCAGGTGGAATGCCAGGAGGTATGCCAGGCGGAATGCCAATGATGTAG
- a CDS encoding co-chaperone GroES — protein sequence MNIRPLGDRVVIKKVEAEEKTKSGIVLPTSAKEQPQVAEVLAVGPSITEDDKKKNELKIGDKVIFSKYSGTEIKIDGQEYTILKLNDILAVVE from the coding sequence ATGAATATTAGACCATTAGGAGACAGAGTAGTAATTAAAAAGGTTGAAGCTGAAGAAAAAACAAAGAGTGGTATTGTACTTCCAACTTCCGCTAAAGAGCAACCCCAAGTTGCTGAAGTACTAGCTGTTGGACCTTCTATAACTGAAGATGATAAGAAAAAAAATGAATTAAAAATTGGAGATAAAGTAATATTCTCTAAATATTCAGGAACAGAAATAAAAATTGACGGACAAGAATATACAATTTTAAAACTTAATGATATATTAGCAGTTGTTGAATAA
- a CDS encoding AI-2E family transporter, translating into MDKKIKIPYINLVPVAIIILLLFKIINNDSVAPMFFKILNPFLGGFIIAYILNPLIRIVEKKLKCNRVLSITIAYLIVLGIVIFIIAIAAPEIVNNFVDLGKSFPDFMRSTKKFLQSDIYKIEFLRKYNIVAYIENFADSSIQKIMDYVGPGLGSVALKAVGFTHSLFNIMVNFIIAIFMLYNKEGFVIGSKKILFAFIDNKSAYKILDVLREMDDIFSKFLIGKLLDSAIIGIICFILLLITGNPYALVLSTIVGITNMIPYFGPFIGAVPAILITLFVSPIKAFWTAIIILALQQFDGWILGPKILGDKVGIKPFWIISGITIGGALFGLMGMFLGAPLIAIIKTLIERIIDKRLKNKGMIDM; encoded by the coding sequence ATGGACAAAAAAATTAAAATACCCTACATTAATCTGGTACCAGTTGCGATTATTATCCTTTTGTTATTTAAGATTATTAATAATGATAGTGTAGCACCTATGTTTTTTAAAATATTAAATCCGTTTTTAGGAGGGTTCATAATAGCATACATATTAAATCCTCTTATAAGAATTGTAGAAAAAAAATTAAAATGTAATAGGGTTCTTAGCATAACAATTGCATATTTAATAGTTTTAGGAATAGTAATATTTATTATAGCTATTGCAGCACCGGAAATTGTAAATAACTTTGTAGATTTAGGTAAAAGTTTTCCGGATTTCATGAGAAGCACTAAAAAATTCTTGCAATCAGATATATATAAAATAGAGTTTCTGAGAAAGTATAATATAGTAGCATACATCGAAAATTTTGCTGATAGCAGTATTCAAAAGATTATGGATTATGTAGGTCCAGGTTTAGGCAGTGTAGCATTGAAGGCTGTTGGTTTTACGCATTCACTATTTAACATAATGGTTAATTTCATAATAGCTATATTTATGTTATATAACAAAGAAGGATTTGTTATAGGTAGTAAAAAAATATTATTTGCCTTTATTGATAATAAAAGTGCATATAAAATATTGGATGTTTTAAGAGAGATGGACGATATTTTTTCCAAATTTTTAATAGGAAAGCTTTTGGATTCAGCAATAATTGGAATTATATGCTTTATATTATTGTTGATAACAGGAAACCCCTATGCACTTGTTTTAAGTACAATTGTTGGAATTACTAATATGATTCCATATTTTGGACCATTTATAGGCGCGGTACCAGCAATTTTAATAACTTTATTTGTAAGTCCTATCAAAGCGTTTTGGACTGCTATAATTATATTAGCGCTTCAACAGTTTGATGGCTGGATATTAGGACCAAAGATTTTAGGAGATAAAGTAGGAATAAAGCCATTTTGGATAATATCAGGAATTACAATAGGAGGAGCTTTATTTGGATTAATGGGTATGTTTTTGGGGGCACCTTTAATAGCTATAATTAAAACATTAATTGAAAGAATTATTGATAAAAGATTAAAAAATAAAGGTATGATTGATATGTAA
- a CDS encoding DNA-3-methyladenine glycosylase family protein — MENLDIAEKNNGLIIKNIKNFEAKHIFDCGQCFRWNEQEDGSYTGVAYNKVINVKSADNVLYIDNCNLKDFNDIWYKYFDLNRDYDHIKMKLRNDKILEKAIKFGYGVRILNQDPWETLISFIISANNGIPRIKKCIEALSESYGKKIGEYKGQTYYSFPEPEILKEMRIEELLKSGVGFRAKYIFNAAVIVGEKQMNIYRMKNLSTEDARKELMLFAGVGPKVSDCIMLFSMEKHDAFPIDVWVKRVMEYFYLPEGSKLKDIQEFAQDKFGAYAGFAQQYLFYYARELKLGKNN, encoded by the coding sequence TTGGAAAATTTAGATATAGCAGAAAAAAATAATGGACTTATAATAAAAAACATTAAAAATTTCGAAGCAAAGCATATATTTGACTGTGGACAATGTTTTAGGTGGAATGAACAAGAAGATGGTAGTTATACTGGTGTAGCATATAATAAAGTTATCAACGTCAAGTCTGCTGATAATGTTTTATATATAGATAATTGTAATTTAAAAGACTTCAACGATATTTGGTATAAATATTTCGATTTGAATAGAGATTATGACCATATTAAAATGAAATTAAGAAATGATAAAATACTTGAAAAAGCAATAAAGTTTGGTTATGGTGTGAGAATTTTAAATCAAGATCCTTGGGAAACTTTAATATCATTTATTATTTCAGCTAATAATGGAATTCCAAGAATAAAGAAATGTATAGAAGCATTAAGTGAAAGTTATGGCAAAAAAATTGGTGAATATAAAGGTCAAACATATTATAGTTTTCCTGAACCTGAAATTTTAAAAGAAATGAGAATAGAAGAATTATTGAAAAGTGGAGTAGGATTTAGAGCTAAGTACATTTTTAATGCTGCTGTTATTGTAGGTGAGAAACAAATGAATATATATCGAATGAAGAATTTATCTACAGAGGATGCTAGAAAAGAATTGATGTTATTTGCTGGTGTTGGACCTAAGGTATCTGATTGTATTATGTTATTTTCTATGGAAAAGCATGATGCATTCCCAATAGATGTTTGGGTTAAAAGAGTTATGGAATATTTTTATTTGCCTGAAGGTAGTAAATTAAAAGATATACAGGAATTTGCTCAAGATAAATTTGGAGCATATGCAGGGTTTGCTCAACAGTATTTATTTTATTATGCAAGAGAATTAAAACTAGGAAAAAATAACTAA
- the gdhA gene encoding NADP-specific glutamate dehydrogenase: MSKAYIKEVFERVQKRNPHEPEFLQAVEEVLNSLGPVIEKHPEYVEANLLDRFCEPERQIMFKVPWYDDNGKLHVNRGFRVQFNGAIGPYKGGLRFHPSVYIGIIKFLGFEQILKNALTGLPIGGGKGGSDFDPRGRSDAEILRFCQSFMTELYRHIGPDVDVPAGDMGVGPREIGYLYGQYRRIRGAFENGVLTGKALSYGGSLIRPEATGFGATYFCQEILKHEGETFEGKTVAVSGFGNVAWGAVQKITELGGKVVTLSGPDGYIYDPNGISGEKIDYMLELRASGRDKIQDYADKYGVEFFQGERPWGVKVDIIMPCATQNEIRLEDAKKIVANGVKYVTEVSNMPTTNEALKYLQDNNVIVGPAKAANAGGVATSALEMSQNSMRYSWTAEEVDAKLHQIMIDIHNNAMKAAENYGFGYNLVAGANIAGFAKVADAMYKQGCY, translated from the coding sequence ATGTCCAAAGCTTATATTAAAGAAGTATTTGAGAGAGTACAAAAAAGAAATCCACATGAACCAGAGTTTTTACAAGCAGTTGAAGAGGTTTTAAATTCTTTAGGGCCTGTTATTGAAAAACATCCAGAGTATGTAGAAGCTAATTTATTAGACAGATTCTGTGAGCCAGAGAGACAAATTATGTTTAAAGTTCCATGGTATGATGACAATGGTAAACTTCATGTAAACAGAGGATTTAGAGTACAGTTTAATGGAGCAATAGGACCTTATAAGGGAGGACTAAGATTCCATCCATCAGTTTATATTGGAATCATTAAATTCTTAGGATTTGAACAAATATTGAAAAATGCATTAACTGGACTTCCAATAGGTGGAGGTAAAGGTGGATCAGATTTTGACCCAAGAGGAAGATCTGATGCTGAGATACTTAGATTCTGCCAAAGCTTTATGACAGAGCTTTACAGACATATTGGACCTGATGTAGACGTACCAGCAGGAGATATGGGAGTTGGACCAAGAGAGATAGGATACTTATATGGACAATATAGAAGAATAAGAGGAGCATTTGAAAACGGAGTACTTACTGGTAAAGCATTATCTTATGGTGGTAGTTTAATAAGACCAGAAGCAACTGGTTTTGGTGCAACATATTTCTGCCAAGAAATACTTAAGCATGAAGGTGAAACTTTTGAAGGTAAAACTGTTGCCGTATCTGGTTTTGGTAACGTTGCTTGGGGTGCTGTACAAAAAATTACTGAATTAGGTGGAAAAGTTGTAACACTTTCTGGTCCAGACGGATACATTTATGATCCAAATGGAATTTCAGGTGAAAAAATAGATTACATGCTTGAATTAAGAGCTTCAGGTAGAGATAAAATCCAAGACTATGCTGATAAATACGGCGTAGAATTCTTCCAAGGAGAAAGACCTTGGGGAGTTAAAGTTGATATAATTATGCCATGTGCTACTCAAAATGAGATTAGATTAGAAGATGCTAAGAAAATAGTAGCTAATGGTGTTAAATATGTTACAGAGGTTTCAAATATGCCTACAACAAATGAAGCATTGAAATATTTACAAGATAATAATGTTATAGTAGGACCTGCTAAGGCTGCAAATGCAGGTGGAGTTGCTACATCAGCTTTAGAAATGAGTCAAAATAGCATGAGATATTCTTGGACAGCTGAAGAAGTAGATGCAAAATTACATCAGATTATGATAGATATCCATAATAATGCTATGAAAGCAGCAGAGAATTATGGATTTGGATACAACTTAGTTGCAGGTGCCAATATAGCAGGTTTTGCAAAAGTTGCAGATGCAATGTATAAACAAGGTTGCTATTAA